The window CGCATCGAAGCGCATCCCCTGCCCCGCCTGGGCCACGGCCTGGTTCCACGCCATCGTATCTTTCGAGGCCGTATCGGCGTGATAGCGCACATTCACGCCGGACAGCACCAGCTGGTCGGTCCAGTTGGCGATGGCGCGCGCGTCCACGCTGGCCGGCTGCGGACTGACGCGCTGCGTCGCGCTGCTGTCGGCAATGCGCTGGCAGCCCTCGGCCCACTGCGCGTTCTGCTGCAGGTAGGTGCGCGCCGCCACCGCCAGCGCCTTGGCTGCCTCCGGCGCCGCCGTGCCGCCCTCGCGGTCGATCACGCGCGCCACGTAGTCGTTGACGCCGAAGCGCCCCGTCAGCCGTATGCGGCCCTCTGGGTCGCGCGCCAGCACCATGTCGCCCTGGCTGAAAAACGCCAGGCTGCGGCCGTTCTCGAAACGCACCTGGTAAGGACCGTTCAACAGTCCCGACACGGCGGCGACCGGCCCGGCAGCCACGCTCCTGATCGGATAGCGCGCGAAGTAGTCGACCACCACGCAGCCCGCGTCAGCGCGCGGCGCCGCCGCCGGCAAGGCAGTCGCCAGGCGCGGCGCCCACCTTTCCAGAATGCGGCTGCTGGTATCGGCGCCGCCGAACCAGAGCGGCGTGCCGTCGGCCAGCCAGCCGGCCGCGCCACCCAGGCGCTCGGTAGTGCGCTGCGGATGGTGCCACGAGTAAGTCTTTACGCGCAGGCGGCTGCCGAACCAGCTGGCCGTGTTGACGCCACGTGCGCCCAGCACCACGTGCAGCAGCGCCGATTCGGCCTGCGCCCGGCTGGCGGCCGGAATGCCGGCCAGCGCCACCATCAGGCTGCGCAGGCTGACCAGGCGCTCGGGCGTAAGGTCCGACGGATGGGCAAGCCAGCCGTATTCGCCTACGGGAGCGCGTCCCAGCCGCTCGGTCCAGTACTGCTGCCACGGACGGCGCGTGAGCATCAGGCGCGCCGGCGAGAAGAACAGGCCGCACGACTGCGCCAGCGCCAGATCGCGCCCGATGCTTTTGCCGGCGGTGCAGCAATACACTTCCTCGTTCTTTTGGCCGCCGCAGGTGTAGTCCGGCGTAGCGACTTTTTTGTCGATCGCGTACACATACACGAACAGCTTCCACAGGCTGCCCAGCGGGACCTGGCGCGCGCCATCGAAGGCGGCGCGGCGGCTGGCGCCGTTCTCGTCGAGCTGCAGCGCCGTCAACTGGCCGTCGCGCCACCACGCAACGTCGAGCGTGGCGGCCTGCGCCAGCGGCGCGGAAATCGCCAGCACCAGCGCCCAGCAGCGTGACAGCCGTGGCGCCATTACTCGACCTGCAGCGTGCGCATGGTCTTGCCCTCGCCTTCCAGCGCCTTGTTTTCGGGCTGGTACATGCGGTAGTAGCGCGCGGGCGGCAGCACGTAACTGCCTTTTTGCGCGAACCGCAGCAGGTGGCGGACCCTGAGCGGTTCGGC of the Massilia violaceinigra genome contains:
- a CDS encoding DUF2300 domain-containing protein, giving the protein MAPRLSRCWALVLAISAPLAQAATLDVAWWRDGQLTALQLDENGASRRAAFDGARQVPLGSLWKLFVYVYAIDKKVATPDYTCGGQKNEEVYCCTAGKSIGRDLALAQSCGLFFSPARLMLTRRPWQQYWTERLGRAPVGEYGWLAHPSDLTPERLVSLRSLMVALAGIPAASRAQAESALLHVVLGARGVNTASWFGSRLRVKTYSWHHPQRTTERLGGAAGWLADGTPLWFGGADTSSRILERWAPRLATALPAAAPRADAGCVVVDYFARYPIRSVAAGPVAAVSGLLNGPYQVRFENGRSLAFFSQGDMVLARDPEGRIRLTGRFGVNDYVARVIDREGGTAAPEAAKALAVAARTYLQQNAQWAEGCQRIADSSATQRVSPQPASVDARAIANWTDQLVLSGVNVRYHADTASKDTMAWNQAVAQAGQGMRFDAILASAYPRADLTTLSGGDSQQCVRLPGAEAWLARELPQWERVLRKEAGYETPLELPAVCHLARGTPYSEQSRNRIYVRALSSREDRITLAHEFLHLGLRNHPRGQDEALVERLARRLVDTRLEASQ